One Chitinophagales bacterium genomic window carries:
- a CDS encoding ABC transporter: MSEHRKIPTSKVERASRLIKAGGAISLNYVKHYTKKAFQLTSDSSALHQQNATTLFEALGELKGSALKVAQLLSLDTSVLPAEYANQLMRAQHKAPPLSYPLIVKIFRKELGKTPDKIFDSFDRQTTYAASIGQVHRATLQGKQLAVKIQYPGVAESVTSDLKMLKPLALRILKVNAEEAEEFFREVETKLLEETDYENEMRQSQEMARQCAGLAGLEFPAYFPEFSSRKVLTMSWLEGMHLDEYLHTNPSQEERNYYGQLIWDFYDYQAHVLRTFHADPHPGNFLFMADNKLGVLDFGCVKKLPDENYRSLAALFDRHLLNDPQRVEQLLYDLRILLPDDSPPERDFYRSLFYKGYKLLGKPVLNDVFDFGDTAYMEEVFREGRQLSQMKELRNSKSVRGTPHAIYVNRTYFGLYMLLHKLGAKIRTRSAYL; encoded by the coding sequence ATGAGTGAACACAGAAAAATACCCACATCCAAGGTGGAGCGCGCATCGCGACTGATTAAAGCCGGAGGAGCTATCAGCCTCAACTATGTAAAACATTATACCAAAAAGGCCTTCCAACTGACCTCTGACTCTTCAGCCCTGCATCAACAAAACGCAACCACACTGTTTGAAGCATTGGGTGAACTCAAGGGCAGCGCTCTGAAAGTAGCGCAATTGCTGAGTTTAGACACCAGCGTGTTGCCTGCCGAATATGCAAATCAGCTCATGCGCGCACAGCATAAAGCGCCTCCGCTTTCTTATCCGCTGATTGTAAAAATCTTCAGAAAAGAATTGGGTAAAACCCCTGATAAGATTTTTGACTCCTTTGATCGCCAGACAACCTATGCCGCATCCATAGGTCAGGTGCACCGGGCTACACTGCAAGGAAAGCAACTGGCTGTTAAAATACAATATCCCGGGGTGGCTGAAAGTGTTACGTCTGATCTCAAAATGCTCAAACCTTTGGCACTCCGGATTCTTAAAGTAAATGCTGAGGAAGCTGAAGAGTTCTTCCGGGAAGTGGAAACCAAATTGCTGGAAGAAACAGATTATGAAAATGAAATGCGGCAGTCGCAGGAAATGGCCCGGCAATGTGCCGGTTTAGCAGGGCTGGAGTTCCCTGCATACTTCCCGGAATTTTCATCGCGCAAAGTTTTAACGATGAGCTGGCTGGAGGGCATGCACCTGGATGAATACCTGCATACCAATCCATCTCAGGAGGAACGCAATTACTATGGACAGCTAATATGGGATTTTTATGACTACCAGGCACATGTGCTAAGAACCTTTCATGCCGATCCTCACCCGGGCAATTTTCTGTTTATGGCTGATAACAAGCTGGGTGTCCTTGACTTCGGCTGTGTCAAAAAACTGCCGGACGAGAATTATCGTTCACTGGCTGCTCTGTTTGACCGTCACCTGCTGAATGACCCCCAACGGGTTGAGCAATTGCTGTATGACCTGCGTATTCTCCTCCCGGATGACTCTCCTCCTGAGCGCGACTTCTACAGATCTCTTTTTTATAAAGGCTATAAATTACTGGGCAAACCTGTACTCAATGATGTGTTTGACTTCGGAGACACAGCCTACATGGAAGAAGTATTCAGGGAAGGCAGGCAACTCAGTCAGATGAAAGAGCTCCGGAATTCTAAATCTGTAAGAGGGACACCACATGCCATATATGTCAACAGAACCTACTTTGGCCTCTATATGCTGCTGCATAAGCTGGGCGCTAAAATACGAACCCGTAGTGCTTACTTATAA
- a CDS encoding glycosyl transferase: MKFQKISVVVPAYNEEKTITQVLQTVAKVQLINGLQKELIVVDDGSRDNTVAVVKKFIAENPSIEVKLYEQGVNQGKGAALHRGFREATGDLIIVQDADLEYDPEEFNLLLKPILDDRADVVYGSRFMGGNAHRILFFWHSIGNKFLTFVSNMFTNLNLTDMETCYKLFRADILKSIQLKEKRFGFEPEVTAKIARIPNIRIYEVGISYYGRTYAEGKKINWKDGVRAIYCILKYGLLRL; the protein is encoded by the coding sequence ATGAAGTTTCAAAAAATTTCCGTGGTTGTGCCCGCCTACAATGAAGAGAAAACCATTACACAGGTGCTTCAGACTGTAGCCAAGGTGCAACTTATCAATGGTCTTCAGAAAGAACTGATTGTGGTTGATGATGGTTCGCGCGACAACACCGTGGCGGTGGTAAAAAAATTTATCGCTGAAAATCCTTCTATTGAGGTAAAACTTTACGAGCAGGGCGTCAATCAGGGTAAAGGAGCAGCCCTGCACAGGGGTTTTAGGGAAGCTACCGGAGACCTCATCATCGTGCAGGATGCCGACCTGGAATATGACCCCGAAGAGTTTAACCTGCTACTTAAGCCTATTTTGGATGACCGGGCTGATGTCGTATACGGATCGCGCTTTATGGGAGGTAATGCCCATCGTATCCTGTTCTTCTGGCACTCCATAGGCAACAAGTTTCTTACTTTCGTCAGTAACATGTTTACTAACCTGAACCTCACGGATATGGAAACCTGCTACAAATTATTTCGGGCAGATATCCTAAAATCCATTCAGCTGAAAGAGAAAAGATTCGGCTTTGAACCTGAAGTGACCGCCAAGATAGCCCGCATACCCAACATCCGCATTTATGAGGTCGGCATATCTTACTATGGCCGCACGTATGCGGAGGGAAAAAAGATTAACTGGAAAGACGGTGTACGCGCCATATACTGCATTCTCAAATACGGTTTGCTCCGATTGTAG
- a CDS encoding SRPBCC domain-containing protein: MYYHLITDHHLPVSLTKAWDFFSDPRNLSLITPPEMDFRITSSLTPKVYPGQIITYRVKPIWGIAVDWVTEITHVHEPHYFIDTQLHGPYKFWHHEHHFQEVKDGVFMRDVLYYELPLGFLGDWIHRFWVRRQIQYIFNFRGKRLTELFSTVHNGTAQTTKTG, from the coding sequence ATGTATTATCACCTGATTACAGATCATCATCTTCCGGTCAGTTTGACAAAGGCTTGGGATTTCTTTTCCGACCCCCGGAATTTAAGCCTCATTACTCCTCCGGAAATGGACTTCAGGATCACTTCCTCTCTTACTCCGAAAGTGTATCCAGGCCAGATAATTACCTATCGGGTAAAGCCCATCTGGGGCATCGCTGTGGACTGGGTCACCGAAATCACACACGTACATGAGCCCCATTATTTCATAGACACTCAACTGCATGGCCCATACAAATTCTGGCATCATGAGCATCACTTTCAGGAAGTGAAAGATGGGGTCTTTATGCGTGATGTGCTGTACTACGAACTTCCTCTCGGCTTTTTGGGTGATTGGATACACCGGTTCTGGGTCAGGCGACAGATTCAATACATTTTCAATTTTCGTGGCAAAAGACTCACCGAACTATTCAGTACAGTCCATAATGGAACCGCACAAACAACCAAGACCGGATAA
- a CDS encoding DNA-directed RNA polymerase sigma-70 factor, which yields MFRISEKQLKIRLQDSSTRADAFNAVVRQYKERIYWYVRRIVADHHDAKDVTQNVFMKAWEGLDRFQFQCGIFTWLYRIATNESLNHLRRKCRQANIPLDEAGELIAQAIDRGLYISGDEIYLKLEKAVARLPEKQRIVFILRYFEERDYSEIAQITNTAEGTLHATYHIAVKKIEKYLSE from the coding sequence ATGTTTCGCATTTCTGAAAAGCAGCTGAAAATCAGGCTTCAGGACAGCAGCACCCGTGCCGATGCTTTTAATGCCGTAGTGCGGCAATATAAGGAGCGTATTTACTGGTATGTGCGCAGAATAGTGGCTGATCATCATGATGCAAAAGATGTTACCCAGAATGTCTTTATGAAAGCGTGGGAAGGATTAGACCGATTTCAGTTTCAATGTGGAATTTTTACTTGGCTATACAGAATAGCAACCAACGAGTCTCTCAATCATTTGAGAAGAAAGTGCAGGCAGGCGAACATCCCATTGGATGAGGCCGGAGAGTTGATTGCTCAGGCTATTGACCGTGGACTTTATATTTCGGGTGATGAGATATATCTTAAACTGGAGAAAGCAGTGGCAAGACTGCCGGAAAAGCAGCGCATTGTGTTTATCTTGCGCTACTTTGAGGAAAGAGACTACAGCGAGATAGCCCAGATAACCAATACGGCTGAAGGCACACTCCACGCTACTTATCATATTGCAGTAAAAAAAATTGAGAAATACCTGTCTGAATGA
- a CDS encoding MerR family transcriptional regulator, with the protein MSTYAISDLEKLLGVKAHTLRMWEKRYGLLKSKRTSTNIRYYDDDDLRYMLNVAFLVKHGWKISRVASMSPEEIASKIRELKERVDTGYEFEINRLTAAMIEMDEEQFDRIVSSALLRYGLETAFLKVIYAFFERVGVLWQTGSINPAREHFVSNLIRQKLIVAIDRLMIPDKDTSRRYLLFLPEEEYHEIGLLFAHYLLRARGCHSLYLGQSVPLADLTEVQRIYKAHYFFTIITTAFREQELVDYLHQLVSRFREILLLVAGRPVNELPTGTLPEGVIAFSGPQAVLGFLHQQDTAPHN; encoded by the coding sequence ATGAGTACTTATGCAATAAGTGATCTGGAGAAACTTCTTGGGGTAAAGGCGCATACTCTGCGCATGTGGGAGAAAAGATACGGATTGTTGAAATCCAAACGTACCTCTACCAACATACGCTATTATGATGATGACGACCTCAGATATATGCTCAATGTGGCGTTTCTGGTTAAGCACGGGTGGAAAATATCCCGTGTGGCATCTATGAGTCCTGAGGAGATCGCCAGTAAAATTCGGGAATTGAAAGAGCGCGTAGATACAGGGTATGAATTTGAAATTAATCGCCTGACGGCAGCGATGATTGAAATGGATGAAGAGCAGTTTGATAGGATTGTTTCCAGCGCTTTGTTACGGTATGGTTTGGAAACTGCGTTTCTCAAAGTCATCTATGCTTTCTTTGAAAGGGTTGGCGTGTTATGGCAAACGGGTTCTATTAATCCTGCACGTGAACATTTTGTCTCCAATCTTATCCGGCAAAAGTTAATTGTGGCCATAGACAGGCTCATGATACCGGATAAAGATACCAGTAGGCGTTACCTTCTCTTCCTCCCGGAGGAAGAATATCACGAGATCGGATTATTGTTTGCCCATTATCTCTTGCGGGCGCGGGGGTGTCATTCCCTTTATCTTGGCCAGTCAGTGCCGTTGGCAGATCTGACGGAGGTACAGCGTATATACAAGGCGCATTATTTTTTCACGATAATAACTACTGCATTCCGCGAACAGGAACTCGTGGATTATTTGCACCAGTTGGTAAGTCGGTTCCGCGAAATACTTCTGCTTGTTGCAGGTCGGCCGGTGAATGAACTCCCCACTGGAACGTTGCCTGAAGGAGTGATAGCGTTTTCTGGCCCACAGGCCGTGCTAGGCTTCCTGCATCAGCAGGATACGGCACCGCATAATTAA
- a CDS encoding hemolysin, whose amino-acid sequence MDTYLIFIALILSAFFSGMEIAYVASNKLRMEVLRKQKQISTQLLSTVTANPSLFLGTMLVGNNIALIVLGIIMAKMLEPRMAELLPPLLNHEIVILTIQTLITTAVVLIFGEFIPKNLFRLNPEWSLQTFAIPLFLAYIVLYPLVQFIVVIAHLLLKVFLGITDQGSPPVFSRTDLEHFVSQFVRSDNPEEEINTTLLEKALYLKEVRARECMVPRTEIEALDVNASVEELRQKFIETKLSRIIIYEDSIDNILGYVHHFDLLKKPQHIRDILFPIKVIPETMLARDILSLFMKDHQTIVWVVDEFGGTSGIVTLEDVLEEIFGEIKDEHDTEYLLEKQVAEDEYIFSGRIEIDYLNEKYDLAIPDGDYETLAGFILAHYEDLPQKGEELIIGRFKIKILNASETRIESVRLKILQASESAG is encoded by the coding sequence ATGGATACTTATCTTATCTTCATTGCTCTGATTCTTTCAGCATTTTTTTCGGGAATGGAGATAGCCTATGTTGCTTCCAACAAACTGCGTATGGAAGTGCTCCGCAAACAAAAGCAAATCAGTACTCAACTGCTCAGCACCGTTACGGCTAACCCTTCCTTGTTTCTGGGCACTATGCTGGTGGGCAACAATATTGCTCTCATCGTCCTCGGTATCATCATGGCCAAAATGCTGGAACCCCGTATGGCTGAACTTTTGCCTCCCCTGCTGAACCATGAAATTGTCATCCTCACCATCCAAACCCTCATCACTACAGCTGTGGTGCTGATTTTCGGAGAGTTTATTCCCAAAAACCTTTTCCGATTAAATCCCGAATGGTCGCTTCAGACGTTTGCCATTCCATTGTTTCTGGCTTACATTGTGCTTTACCCTCTGGTGCAATTTATTGTCGTTATTGCCCATTTGCTGCTAAAGGTATTCCTCGGCATCACCGATCAGGGCAGCCCTCCGGTGTTTTCACGTACCGACCTGGAGCATTTTGTTTCTCAGTTCGTCCGCAGCGACAACCCGGAAGAAGAAATCAATACCACCCTTTTGGAGAAAGCCCTCTATCTGAAAGAAGTCAGAGCCCGGGAATGCATGGTTCCACGTACTGAAATTGAAGCCCTTGATGTCAATGCCTCTGTGGAAGAACTCAGGCAAAAGTTTATAGAAACAAAACTATCCCGCATCATCATCTATGAGGACTCCATTGATAATATTCTCGGTTATGTGCACCACTTTGACCTGTTGAAAAAACCACAACATATACGCGACATCTTATTCCCGATAAAGGTGATACCGGAAACCATGCTCGCACGAGACATACTCAGTCTTTTTATGAAAGACCATCAAACCATAGTATGGGTAGTAGATGAATTTGGGGGCACTTCCGGCATTGTTACTCTGGAAGACGTGCTGGAAGAAATATTCGGAGAGATAAAAGATGAACATGACACCGAATACCTCCTTGAAAAGCAGGTGGCAGAAGATGAATATATCTTCTCTGGACGTATTGAGATAGACTATTTAAACGAAAAGTATGATCTTGCCATACCCGATGGAGACTACGAGACCCTGGCTGGCTTCATTCTTGCCCATTATGAAGACCTTCCCCAAAAAGGCGAGGAGCTCATCATCGGCCGCTTTAAGATCAAAATACTGAACGCCAGCGAAACCCGCATTGAGTCTGTCAGGCTGAAAATACTCCAGGCCAGTGAGTCGGCCGGGTGA
- a CDS encoding RNA polymerase sigma factor, whose protein sequence is MDNFEKEVIQSRPILYQQALGLLRDAEKARDIVQDTVLKALANRDRFRNGTNLRGWLYVILKNTFINQYNRQSRHPIHYSDTYSDAFQQTYQRTDWNQGVGKLKMEYIQQALDNLEEKLSVPFRMHFEGYRYEEIAEALNLPLGTVKTRIHKAREMLQKKLAELR, encoded by the coding sequence ATGGATAATTTTGAAAAAGAAGTCATCCAATCCCGGCCGATACTTTATCAACAGGCTCTTGGCCTCCTGCGGGATGCTGAAAAGGCACGTGACATTGTGCAGGACACAGTATTAAAGGCCCTGGCTAACCGTGACCGGTTCCGGAATGGCACTAACCTGCGTGGATGGCTTTACGTTATACTGAAAAATACTTTTATCAATCAATACAACCGGCAGTCCCGTCATCCTATACACTATAGCGATACCTACTCTGATGCATTTCAGCAAACCTATCAGAGAACCGACTGGAATCAGGGGGTGGGAAAACTTAAAATGGAATACATCCAGCAGGCTTTGGACAATCTGGAAGAGAAATTATCTGTCCCCTTCCGTATGCACTTTGAGGGCTATCGGTATGAGGAAATCGCAGAAGCCTTGAATCTTCCATTGGGAACCGTAAAAACGCGCATCCACAAAGCACGAGAGATGTTACAGAAAAAACTCGCAGAGCTGCGCTGA
- a CDS encoding K+-dependent Na+/Ca+ exchanger encodes MFNVLLLIGGLIILLYGGNILVDSASALAKRLNIPNMVIALTIVAFGTSAPELAANLVASLDNNSGIVLGNVIGSNLFNILCTLGIASMLLPLTVKSNTTWIEIPLCVLSSLAVWVVASDTLFDHVSHSVVSRADGLILILFFLVFLGYNVQLIKQSNYEEEFETKDYSLGKALLLIVIGLGMLTGGAKSFVYGASQIAEMLGVSQRIIGLTIVSIGTSLPELITSVISVRKRNVDMAIGNIVGSNIFNVFFILGSSAVVSPVMVEAGSALDLIINLVASFLLFIFIFSGKGRQLDRWNGAMLFSLYLAYMGYLLSP; translated from the coding sequence ATGTTTAACGTTCTGCTGCTAATTGGCGGTTTAATTATCCTCCTATACGGAGGTAACATTCTGGTTGACAGCGCATCGGCTCTGGCGAAGCGTCTTAACATTCCGAACATGGTCATTGCTTTGACCATTGTTGCTTTCGGCACTTCAGCCCCCGAGCTGGCAGCCAATCTTGTAGCTTCTCTGGATAACAACTCCGGCATCGTGTTGGGAAATGTTATCGGCAGCAATCTATTCAATATCCTTTGCACACTGGGCATTGCCTCTATGCTGCTTCCTCTCACAGTAAAATCTAACACAACATGGATTGAAATACCTCTTTGCGTATTATCCTCCCTGGCTGTATGGGTAGTAGCCAGTGACACATTGTTTGATCACGTTTCGCATTCGGTGGTTTCAAGGGCGGATGGACTAATTCTGATTCTGTTTTTTCTGGTCTTTCTGGGTTACAACGTGCAACTCATCAAACAAAGCAACTATGAAGAGGAATTTGAAACGAAAGACTATTCTCTGGGAAAAGCTTTACTCCTTATCGTTATCGGACTGGGCATGCTCACCGGTGGAGCGAAAAGTTTTGTTTATGGTGCATCTCAAATAGCTGAAATGCTTGGCGTGTCTCAGCGCATCATCGGATTAACTATCGTTTCCATAGGCACCTCCCTGCCGGAGCTAATTACCTCAGTCATTTCCGTAAGGAAACGCAATGTGGACATGGCTATCGGCAATATAGTGGGATCCAATATCTTTAATGTCTTTTTCATACTCGGCTCATCGGCTGTCGTAAGTCCTGTTATGGTGGAAGCCGGGTCTGCATTGGACCTGATCATAAATCTGGTAGCCAGTTTTCTGCTTTTTATTTTCATCTTCAGCGGGAAAGGCCGGCAACTGGATCGCTGGAATGGCGCTATGCTGTTTTCGCTCTATCTGGCCTATATGGGGTATCTCCTGTCACCCTGA
- a CDS encoding murein transglycosylase, producing the protein MHRSSYPVLLFLGLLITLSVIFRSSQQSPQSGESPTALPGTPQQIVPVEIPAQLDFAGEPVPLDITDVRERLDRELLVNTYWHSNTLQLFKLASRWLSLIEKILQENGIPDDFKYMALAESGFRNVVSPADAVGFWQFLEGAAKDYGLEISVTVDERYDPLLSTLAACRYLNDAYQEFGSWTLAAAAFNMGKKRLKSVLEEQKVTSYYELYLNEETARYVFRVLALKEIFSNPQKYGFFIKPEDLYPPLKYRVVFVDYDIADLAAFAQENKTNYKTLRLLNPWLRKNYLKTQRGKVYQVRLPATDEDKTFSALSRKHG; encoded by the coding sequence ATGCACCGATCATCCTATCCGGTATTGCTGTTTCTGGGTCTGCTGATCACTTTGTCTGTCATATTTCGTTCCAGCCAGCAAAGCCCACAGAGCGGGGAATCACCCACTGCCTTACCAGGCACCCCGCAGCAAATAGTACCGGTGGAAATCCCCGCACAACTTGATTTTGCCGGAGAGCCTGTTCCACTTGATATTACCGATGTCAGGGAACGGTTAGATCGGGAATTGCTGGTAAATACTTACTGGCATTCCAATACCCTGCAACTGTTCAAGCTGGCATCCCGCTGGCTGTCGCTTATTGAAAAAATATTGCAGGAAAACGGCATACCTGATGATTTCAAATACATGGCACTGGCAGAAAGTGGTTTCCGAAATGTGGTTTCACCGGCTGATGCCGTTGGCTTCTGGCAATTTCTGGAAGGAGCTGCAAAAGACTATGGACTGGAAATCAGTGTTACCGTGGACGAGCGCTATGACCCCCTGCTCAGTACCCTCGCAGCATGCCGCTATCTTAATGATGCCTATCAGGAATTCGGCAGCTGGACTCTTGCTGCAGCTGCCTTCAACATGGGTAAAAAGAGACTGAAAAGCGTGCTTGAAGAACAAAAGGTCACTTCTTATTACGAACTCTACCTCAATGAGGAGACAGCTCGCTACGTCTTTCGTGTTCTTGCTTTAAAAGAAATCTTCTCCAATCCCCAAAAATATGGTTTTTTCATAAAGCCGGAAGATCTTTACCCGCCATTAAAATATCGTGTTGTGTTTGTTGACTATGACATAGCTGACCTTGCTGCTTTCGCTCAGGAAAATAAAACCAACTATAAAACACTGCGGCTGTTAAATCCCTGGCTGCGCAAAAACTACCTTAAAACGCAGAGAGGCAAGGTTTATCAGGTTCGCTTACCTGCAACTGACGAAGACAAAACATTTAGTGCACTTTCCCGTAAACACGGTTAA